In Candidatus Methanosphaera massiliense, the following are encoded in one genomic region:
- a CDS encoding homoserine dehydrogenase gives MSSNKMRLCILGFGAVGQGLAKVVQMKHDELIERYNLDLVITAISDRSGAAINPDGLDPQLALDTKEETGKIKDYPDYGVSDIDGIAVLDKAEYDCLVEVTPTNIEDGEPTQSHILKAMNDKKDVVTSNKGPLALNFKTLIDTARENNIKFRFEASVGGTMPVINLARESLAGNKIHSVQGILNGTTNYILSRMANEGTEYEPTLKEAQELGIAETNPYQDVEGLDAACKIVIIANSLMGWDVTLDDVSLHGISDISSNAVKLALKDGYLIKLVAEANDGKLTVAPMLVKEGSPFAVNGTLNVITLKTDLSEDVTVVGVGAGSIETASALLSDIISIGKYNTN, from the coding sequence ATGAGTTCAAATAAAATGAGATTATGTATTCTTGGTTTTGGAGCTGTTGGACAGGGACTAGCAAAAGTAGTACAGATGAAGCATGATGAATTAATTGAAAGATATAATCTAGATTTAGTGATTACTGCTATATCTGACAGATCAGGAGCTGCAATAAATCCTGATGGATTAGATCCACAACTAGCTTTAGATACTAAAGAAGAAACTGGAAAAATAAAAGATTACCCTGATTATGGTGTAAGTGATATTGATGGTATTGCAGTATTAGACAAAGCAGAATATGATTGTCTGGTAGAAGTAACTCCTACAAATATTGAAGATGGAGAACCAACTCAGTCACATATACTTAAAGCTATGAATGATAAGAAGGATGTTGTAACATCAAACAAAGGTCCATTAGCATTAAATTTCAAAACATTAATTGACACAGCACGTGAAAATAATATCAAATTCAGATTTGAAGCATCTGTTGGTGGAACAATGCCTGTTATTAACCTAGCAAGAGAATCATTAGCAGGTAACAAAATTCATTCAGTACAAGGTATATTAAATGGTACAACTAATTACATACTATCACGTATGGCAAATGAAGGAACAGAATATGAGCCAACACTTAAAGAGGCACAGGAGCTAGGTATTGCAGAGACAAATCCATACCAGGATGTAGAAGGATTAGATGCTGCATGTAAAATTGTTATCATAGCAAACTCTTTAATGGGATGGGATGTAACACTAGATGATGTATCACTACATGGAATTTCAGATATTTCATCAAATGCAGTTAAACTTGCTCTTAAAGATGGATATTTAATTAAATTAGTAGCAGAAGCAAATGATGGTAAATTAACTGTTGCTCCAATGTTAGTAAAAGAAGGTTCACCATTTGCAGTAAACGGTACATTAAATGTAATAACACTTAAAACTGATTTATCAGAGGATGTTACAGTTGTAGGTGTTGGTGCTGGTAGTATTGAAACTGCTTCAGCATTACTAAGTGATATAATTAGTATAGGAAAATATAATACAAATTAA
- the gatC gene encoding Asp-tRNA(Asn) amidotransferase subunit GatC, translating to MEIEKEAENILKKFSDVLDQIPDLEETQYMVDNLNRTREDEKVEKNPEKILRNAHVDKQGSVIAEKGKWTK from the coding sequence ATGGAAATAGAAAAAGAAGCAGAAAATATATTGAAAAAGTTCTCAGATGTATTAGATCAAATACCAGATTTAGAAGAAACACAATACATGGTAGATAATCTAAACAGAACACGAGAAGATGAAAAAGTAGAAAAAAATCCTGAAAAAATCTTACGTAACGCTCACGTTGATAAACAGGGCAGTGTAATAGCCGAGAAGGGGAAATGGACAAAATGA
- a CDS encoding asparagine synthetase B family protein gives MCSIAGINGVNVKDRLLCMLDVLSHRGPDGKGVYSGTRIAYNSQVDDINDSDFMIGHNLLSIVGTNELQPIVASNLVLVSNAELYNYKNLIDEFNLTNLKTNSDCEIILKVIEHFYDDDLKDAVLRAIPFFDGDYAFCITDGADYIVIRDCVGVKPVYYAYDDNTFAFASEQKALKEIGMTSIYNLKPTCMIYNDDIVEVRSQWKHAEPYTDYDYAKESLKEAIIEAVLKRVDDLDDVALLFSGGVDSTLIATILKQYDVDTTLYTIGTENSQDLKVARKTASNIDLPIVTRIIDKDVVLDEFCPTIDTIEDKNLMKIGVGMTIKLTSQLAHENNHKVILSGQGADELFAGYNRYKKKYSQQDELIKELEHDLNNIYDVNLERDDKATMSNSVELRVPFLDKKVINTALHMPVKYLLDSAEDNMRKHILRDAAYEIGVPEQIAYRPKKAAQYGTGIDKIIRKKIIKKEPYKSIIK, from the coding sequence ATGTGTTCAATTGCTGGTATTAATGGAGTAAATGTTAAAGACAGATTACTATGTATGCTAGATGTTTTATCCCACAGAGGACCTGATGGAAAGGGCGTTTATTCAGGTACCCGGATAGCATATAATAGTCAGGTAGATGATATTAATGACTCGGATTTTATGATTGGACATAATTTATTATCAATTGTAGGTACAAATGAATTACAGCCTATTGTTGCCAGCAATCTGGTATTAGTATCCAATGCTGAATTATATAATTATAAGAATCTGATTGATGAATTTAATTTAACTAATCTAAAAACTAACTCTGATTGTGAGATTATCTTAAAGGTTATTGAACACTTCTATGATGATGATTTAAAGGACGCTGTTTTAAGAGCTATACCCTTCTTTGATGGTGATTATGCTTTTTGTATTACGGATGGCGCGGATTATATTGTTATCCGTGATTGTGTTGGTGTTAAACCAGTATACTATGCATATGATGATAATACATTTGCATTTGCATCTGAACAGAAGGCATTAAAGGAAATTGGCATGACTAGTATTTATAATCTTAAGCCTACCTGTATGATATATAATGATGATATAGTGGAGGTACGCTCACAATGGAAGCATGCGGAGCCATACACAGATTATGATTATGCTAAGGAATCTTTAAAGGAAGCAATAATAGAAGCTGTTCTTAAACGTGTAGATGACCTGGATGATGTGGCATTATTATTTTCTGGCGGTGTAGACAGTACACTGATTGCTACTATACTAAAACAGTATGATGTTGACACTACATTGTATACTATTGGCACTGAAAATAGTCAGGACTTAAAAGTAGCAAGAAAAACAGCATCAAATATAGATTTACCTATAGTAACTAGGATAATTGATAAGGACGTGGTGTTAGATGAATTCTGTCCTACAATAGATACAATTGAAGACAAGAATCTTATGAAAATAGGGGTTGGCATGACAATTAAGCTAACATCACAGCTAGCACATGAAAATAATCATAAAGTCATATTATCAGGACAAGGAGCAGATGAATTATTTGCCGGATACAATAGATACAAGAAAAAATACAGCCAGCAAGACGAACTAATCAAAGAACTAGAACATGACCTTAACAATATCTATGATGTTAACTTAGAAAGAGATGATAAGGCAACAATGAGTAACTCAGTAGAACTAAGAGTACCATTTCTTGACAAGAAGGTGATAAACACAGCACTGCACATGCCAGTAAAGTACCTCTTAGATTCAGCAGAGGATAACATGCGAAAACATATACTTAGAGATGCAGCATATGAAATCGGTGTACCAGAACAGATAGCATACAGGCCTAAAAAGGCGGCACAATATGGTACAGGAATTGATAAAATAATCAGAAAAAAAATTATTAAAAAAGAACCCTACAAGAGTATAATTAAATAA
- a CDS encoding EMC6-like membrane protein, translating to MDEVSIMSYEHIIGGIVAGIISYAFSTGVLPITNEMLGVLISIVIVYLLGKLAESKYGREKISLGSWITNGILPFYFMWLVVWIMLLNYL from the coding sequence ATGGATGAAGTAAGTATAATGTCCTATGAACATATCATAGGCGGAATTGTAGCAGGAATCATATCATATGCTTTCAGTACAGGAGTATTACCTATAACTAATGAAATGTTAGGTGTACTAATATCTATTGTAATTGTATACTTATTAGGTAAACTGGCTGAAAGTAAATACGGAAGAGAAAAGATATCATTAGGATCATGGATTACTAATGGTATATTACCATTTTATTTCATGTGGTTAGTAGTTTGGATCATGCTTTTAAATTATTTATAA
- a CDS encoding glycosyltransferase, with product MEKDNIHVYDAYYEDYELLKQSKFFDSTYYYNNNPNITSKDIPIQYFLLHGRTELCPTSRYFSQEWYRDAYPDVKRSKMNPLIHFLKLGIDEKRNYRYDRINFDEHEEYKNNEKIQRYYNKIYDSTLFDTNYYLENLDEPIGDMDPIIHYILIGAEKGLNPSRFFNTKEYTNNIAGDKITINPLYHYLEYGNTASYRAYPYAGEVKDNFDTRFHGILSHKIYNHLQDKVSIIIPIYNAYEETKECIRSVLLNTHINYELILINDCSTDPRINVLLNYVEDIPFVRIIQNKQNQGFVKNINMGIKASTGDVVLLNSDTIVTPRWLSQIVLSAYRDGRIATVTPISNSSDIAVQELGETNDLLYLDKNARQVNKLSKEEYIQSPTGNGFCLFIKRVAIDDVGLFDEIFGRGYGEETDFTSRAREKGWKNIRNTSVFVYHRRHASFTTEKTAKLKQANKKIIRQRHPDVYDLWDEFVDSDKLKNSLNRMKQHIKPYKDSERILYVTRMNDTEPYLDKNFYEMSRHYYCYILTIDYDENKLALQIYNHIGTFITVRQWAIDQIEDFKTFYFNILVNLKIDMLYVRHFYNYYRPDHTEQSEFMKLVTYMEIETLYEGLYFKDEELLDVIENTLNPQDSFEDIVEQKKQFIDFTDKKVAVYTAVTGNYDELILPTVIEPDFDYICYTDNPELKSNFWQIRMMEDLDLDEIRKARHYKILPHKYLADYDYTIWIDSNFDVIGDIKHYINKYNKHGKLLAIQHEERNCIYDEAEACKRLKKDSPEIIDSQVQKYKEEGLPAHNGLIASGILFRNHHDREVINIMEQWYNEVINHSRRDQISFNYVCWKNNFQYDKSDIFYFKNQYFQRVLHQTQSKLELKYASKELDPIIDEMQRKTLIIIPIYNAYEETKACIESVKKYTLLPYELVLINDCSTDSRIEQLLTELSKEDNVFFVNNQSNQGFVRNINIGFSISGDKDVVMLNSDTIVTYKWLQKLKFAAYSDSKIATVTPVSNNAGAFSVPVINKDNIIDEELGIQGTANIVEKISDNVLIDVPTGNGFCMYIKQEALRDVGPLDLLYGKGYGEENDFCMRLVNAGWKNVVDTSTYIYHNRNVSFGEEKQKLIDKHKNYVKKRHPSYKKRVNNFVKSPSYANIRRQIGYTLQSDCKDKYNRKRILYVIHQGKGGTLYTSVDLMRHINKTMDVYLLTASRKDFKLYKYSDFGSDEGNDDEFKGHLFQLASWNYKSKYSIKNPRIKEFAIIYFNILKILHIDIVHIRHLIRHSFDMPYIARAMGIPVILSFHDFYYVCPAHNLIDDKNNYCGGHCTPITSTDTYEGQCNITMGLDAPLLKPFITTWRKYVSDMLSCCSAFVTTSKSAYDIYNEFYPQLGDEEFDIIEHGRDLKTPDNVDKIIPPLDSEEPIRIVIPGNISASKGGLFIKAMKKFDVNNKLELHFIGNVNPDYHLEEVGVLHGPYKRSEFCRLVYEINPHLIGIFSIWPETYCHTLSESWSCGVPVVSMDIGALGERIHANGGGFLISGNPEKAYHQIISIFDDYDNYLKVAREIQEIQFKSTEQMADEYLDIYRRHLIRK from the coding sequence TTGGAAAAAGATAACATTCACGTATATGATGCATACTATGAGGATTATGAACTGCTTAAACAATCAAAATTCTTCGACAGCACCTACTACTACAACAATAATCCAAACATAACCAGTAAAGACATACCAATTCAATACTTCCTACTACATGGAAGAACAGAACTATGTCCTACAAGCAGATACTTTAGCCAGGAATGGTACCGGGACGCATATCCTGATGTGAAAAGATCAAAGATGAATCCGCTCATACACTTCTTAAAGCTCGGAATAGACGAGAAAAGAAACTATAGATATGACAGAATAAACTTCGATGAACACGAGGAATATAAAAACAATGAAAAAATACAAAGATACTATAATAAAATCTATGATTCAACACTATTTGACACTAACTACTACCTAGAAAACTTGGATGAACCAATAGGAGACATGGATCCAATAATACACTACATATTAATAGGTGCAGAAAAAGGATTAAATCCATCCAGATTCTTCAACACCAAGGAATACACAAACAACATAGCCGGGGATAAAATAACAATAAACCCGCTATATCACTACCTGGAATATGGAAATACAGCATCATACAGGGCATACCCATACGCAGGAGAAGTAAAAGATAACTTTGACACACGCTTCCATGGAATACTATCACATAAAATCTATAACCACTTACAGGACAAGGTATCAATCATCATACCGATATATAATGCATACGAGGAAACTAAGGAATGCATCAGAAGCGTACTATTAAACACGCATATAAACTATGAATTAATACTCATCAATGACTGCAGTACAGATCCGCGAATAAATGTACTGCTAAACTATGTGGAGGACATACCATTTGTCAGAATAATACAAAACAAGCAGAACCAGGGATTTGTGAAAAACATTAACATGGGTATAAAAGCATCAACGGGAGATGTAGTGCTATTAAATAGTGATACAATAGTAACACCTAGATGGTTATCTCAGATAGTATTATCCGCATACCGTGATGGTAGAATAGCAACAGTGACACCAATTAGTAACTCATCAGATATAGCAGTGCAAGAGCTAGGAGAAACCAATGACTTATTATATCTGGATAAAAATGCACGTCAAGTAAACAAGCTTTCAAAGGAGGAATACATTCAAAGTCCGACAGGAAATGGATTCTGCCTATTTATTAAGCGTGTGGCAATAGATGATGTGGGCTTATTTGATGAAATATTTGGCAGGGGATATGGTGAGGAAACAGATTTCACATCAAGGGCAAGAGAGAAAGGATGGAAAAACATACGTAACACATCAGTATTTGTTTATCATAGACGCCATGCCTCATTCACAACAGAAAAAACAGCAAAACTAAAACAGGCTAATAAGAAGATAATAAGACAAAGACATCCAGATGTATATGATTTATGGGATGAATTTGTTGACTCAGATAAACTAAAAAACTCATTAAATCGTATGAAACAGCATATAAAGCCATACAAGGATTCTGAGAGAATATTATACGTTACACGTATGAATGATACAGAACCATACCTGGATAAGAACTTCTATGAAATGTCTAGGCACTACTACTGTTACATACTAACAATAGATTATGATGAAAATAAACTAGCACTACAGATATATAACCATATAGGTACATTCATCACAGTAAGACAATGGGCAATAGACCAGATAGAAGACTTCAAAACATTCTACTTTAACATCCTAGTAAACCTGAAAATAGACATGTTATATGTAAGACACTTCTACAACTACTACAGGCCAGATCATACAGAGCAATCAGAATTCATGAAACTAGTCACATACATGGAAATAGAAACATTATACGAGGGATTATACTTCAAGGATGAAGAACTGTTAGATGTCATAGAAAACACATTAAATCCGCAGGATTCATTCGAAGACATAGTAGAACAGAAAAAACAATTCATAGATTTCACAGATAAGAAAGTAGCAGTATATACGGCAGTAACCGGAAACTATGATGAATTAATACTGCCAACAGTAATAGAACCGGACTTTGACTACATATGCTATACAGATAACCCTGAACTTAAATCAAACTTCTGGCAGATTAGAATGATGGAAGATCTGGACTTGGATGAAATAAGAAAGGCAAGACACTATAAAATACTTCCACACAAATACCTGGCAGACTATGATTATACAATATGGATAGACTCCAACTTTGATGTTATAGGTGACATAAAACACTACATTAACAAATACAATAAACATGGAAAACTACTAGCAATCCAACACGAGGAACGAAACTGTATATATGATGAAGCAGAGGCATGTAAAAGACTCAAAAAGGATTCACCAGAAATTATAGATTCACAGGTGCAGAAATACAAAGAGGAAGGACTGCCAGCACATAATGGATTAATAGCAAGTGGAATACTCTTCAGGAATCATCATGATAGAGAAGTAATAAATATCATGGAACAATGGTATAACGAAGTAATAAATCATAGCCGTAGAGACCAGATAAGCTTCAACTATGTATGCTGGAAGAATAACTTCCAATATGATAAAAGCGATATATTCTACTTTAAAAATCAATACTTCCAAAGAGTACTGCATCAAACACAATCAAAACTAGAATTAAAATATGCATCAAAGGAGTTAGATCCTATAATTGATGAAATGCAGAGGAAGACATTAATAATCATACCAATATACAATGCATACGAGGAAACAAAGGCATGTATAGAATCAGTGAAGAAATATACACTGTTACCATATGAACTGGTATTAATCAATGACTGCAGTACTGATTCAAGAATAGAGCAATTACTAACAGAGTTATCAAAAGAGGATAATGTATTCTTTGTGAATAACCAGTCAAACCAGGGATTTGTCAGAAACATTAACATAGGATTTAGCATATCAGGTGATAAGGATGTTGTGATGCTAAACAGTGATACAATAGTCACATATAAATGGCTGCAGAAACTGAAATTTGCAGCATACTCTGATTCAAAGATAGCAACAGTGACACCTGTATCTAATAATGCTGGAGCATTCTCTGTACCTGTAATTAATAAGGATAATATCATTGATGAAGAATTAGGAATACAGGGTACAGCTAATATAGTAGAGAAGATTAGTGATAATGTACTTATTGATGTTCCAACAGGTAATGGATTCTGTATGTATATTAAACAGGAAGCATTACGTGATGTAGGACCATTAGACCTATTATATGGTAAAGGTTATGGTGAAGAAAATGATTTCTGTATGAGACTAGTAAATGCTGGATGGAAGAATGTAGTAGATACATCAACATACATTTATCATAATCGTAACGTGTCATTTGGTGAAGAAAAACAGAAATTAATAGATAAACATAAAAACTATGTTAAAAAACGACATCCATCATATAAGAAACGAGTAAATAATTTTGTTAAATCACCTTCATATGCTAATATAAGAAGACAAATAGGCTATACTCTACAGTCAGATTGTAAAGATAAGTATAATAGGAAGAGAATATTATACGTGATACACCAAGGAAAGGGCGGCACATTATATACTAGTGTAGATCTTATGAGGCATATTAATAAGACAATGGATGTTTACCTTCTTACAGCTAGCAGAAAAGACTTTAAACTGTATAAGTACAGTGATTTTGGTAGCGATGAGGGAAATGATGATGAATTTAAGGGTCATCTATTCCAGTTAGCATCATGGAATTATAAGTCAAAATATTCAATTAAAAATCCACGAATTAAGGAGTTTGCAATAATATACTTCAATATCCTAAAAATATTGCATATAGACATAGTTCATATAAGACATCTTATAAGACACTCATTTGACATGCCATACATTGCACGGGCAATGGGTATTCCAGTAATATTATCATTCCATGACTTCTACTATGTATGCCCGGCACATAACTTAATTGATGACAAGAATAATTACTGCGGAGGACACTGTACGCCAATAACCAGTACAGATACCTATGAAGGACAATGTAATATTACAATGGGATTAGATGCTCCATTACTAAAACCGTTCATCACTACTTGGAGAAAATATGTTAGTGACATGTTATCATGTTGCTCAGCTTTTGTAACAACATCCAAGTCAGCATATGATATCTATAATGAATTCTATCCTCAATTAGGTGATGAGGAGTTTGATATTATAGAGCATGGACGTGACTTAAAAACACCTGATAATGTGGATAAGATTATACCACCACTTGATAGTGAGGAACCTATACGAATTGTTATTCCAGGTAATATTAGTGCAAGTAAGGGCGGATTATTTATTAAAGCTATGAAAAAGTTTGATGTAAATAATAAGCTGGAATTACACTTTATAGGTAATGTTAATCCGGATTATCATCTAGAAGAGGTGGGTGTACTTCATGGACCATATAAAAGAAGTGAGTTTTGCAGGTTAGTATATGAGATTAATCCACATTTAATTGGTATATTCTCAATATGGCCTGAAACATACTGTCATACTTTATCTGAATCATGGAGCTGTGGTGTTCCAGTTGTATCGATGGATATTGGTGCATTAGGTGAGAGAATTCATGCTAATGGTGGTGGTTTCCTAATTTCAGGTAATCCGGAGAAAGCATATCATCAGATAATCAGTATTTTTGATGATTATGATAATTACTTGAAGGTTGCCCGTGAAATACAGGAAATACAGTTTAAATCTACAGAACAGATGGCTGATGAGTACTTAGACATTTATAGGCGTCATTTGATTAGAAAATAG
- a CDS encoding cation diffusion facilitator family transporter encodes MNRILIIVFFFNLFVAAIKLGYGYHANILSISADGYDSLFDAVSNIIGIVAMMIACKPGDSEHRYGHSKIETFASILIAISLLIVSYEIITSAIDRFNGVGIPSVTLISYIVLLATVVINYIVSLYEKRMGEEYNSDILISDSKHTRSDSLATLVIIIGLVFIQMGYVILDPILSIFVAILILKAGIEILYKNINVLMDKSIISEDKVRQTVAYIKGVRDVHNVRSRGTHSAIFMDMYLVLDDDLSLTEAHKISHECEDAIKKEFPEVIDIIIHIEPFEGLKDKKTYE; translated from the coding sequence GTGAATAGAATATTAATTATAGTATTCTTCTTTAACTTATTTGTAGCTGCTATTAAGCTGGGATATGGTTATCATGCTAATATATTAAGTATAAGTGCAGACGGATATGATTCATTATTCGATGCTGTATCTAATATTATTGGTATCGTTGCTATGATGATAGCCTGTAAGCCAGGTGATTCAGAGCACAGGTATGGTCATTCTAAGATTGAAACATTTGCATCCATACTTATTGCAATATCATTATTGATTGTAAGTTATGAGATTATAACATCAGCTATAGATAGATTCAATGGTGTTGGAATTCCTAGTGTAACACTGATAAGTTACATTGTACTCCTGGCTACTGTTGTTATAAATTATATTGTGTCATTATATGAAAAGAGAATGGGTGAGGAATATAATAGTGACATATTGATTTCTGATAGTAAGCATACTAGGAGTGATTCACTTGCTACACTGGTAATTATTATCGGTTTAGTATTTATACAGATGGGTTATGTTATACTTGACCCAATACTATCCATATTTGTAGCAATTCTCATATTAAAGGCTGGAATTGAAATATTATATAAAAATATTAATGTTCTCATGGATAAATCAATAATCTCCGAGGATAAAGTAAGACAAACTGTAGCATATATTAAGGGAGTTCGAGATGTTCATAATGTACGTTCAAGAGGTACACATTCAGCAATATTTATGGACATGTACCTAGTATTAGATGATGACTTAAGCTTAACAGAGGCTCATAAAATATCCCATGAATGTGAAGATGCTATTAAAAAGGAATTTCCAGAAGTAATAGATATAATTATTCACATAGAACCATTCGAGGGATTAAAGGATAAAAAAACATATGAATAA
- the rqcH gene encoding ribosome rescue protein RqcH has translation MKSMSNVDIHTIIKELNNELVDARIDKAYQPANDTIRIKIRKAGEGRKDLVIQAGVRIHLTDYPQPNPTIPPNFPMLLRKHLSGGSITSIKQHNFDRILEINVQKKEQYTIIVELFSKGNVILLDKDKNIISPLKHRQWHDRKITSHEKYKYPPEKGININNTNPEKLREIIKQSDKDITRTIATNGLGGLYAEEIISYTNIDKQKPAQDITDEEIIQLDNAIKTLLDKIENHPNPQIIIEEKDGKPKDKDFVPIDLNKYQDYEKKTFDSFNKAADEFYSKKIVKDVESKEEKIWAKRIGKYEKRLKMQEDTLEGFYKTIEDTQHKGDTIYAHYNEIQEVIDIILQAREKYSWKEISTIIKKAKKDKSVQGLDMIESIDKMGILSLKLDDTHVQIDPKIGIPESTEKYYNKGKKAKRKIDGVNIAIENTKNEIKKLENKKEVAIDELKEKQQHKERRELKWYEKLRWFISRDGYLVIGGRDANSNEKVVKHYSKTNDIYFHCDIHGAPSTIVQNTGDDEIPETTLYDAACFASSFSSAWTEGFSSYDAYWVNMDQVSKTPQSGEFLKKGSFVIRGKKNFIRNVPVLVGLGIVDYDNDKRIMSGPVECVKRMTDKFVVIKPGFTKKERISKEILHIIDPDKNFSIDDIVRSLPSGKCDIMDIREYNQKYANK, from the coding sequence ATGAAATCAATGTCAAATGTAGACATTCATACAATAATAAAAGAATTAAACAATGAACTAGTAGATGCAAGAATCGATAAAGCATATCAGCCGGCAAACGACACAATAAGGATAAAAATAAGAAAGGCTGGAGAAGGAAGAAAAGACCTTGTAATACAAGCAGGAGTAAGAATACACTTAACAGACTATCCGCAGCCAAATCCTACAATACCACCAAACTTTCCGATGCTGCTAAGAAAACATCTAAGTGGCGGAAGCATAACATCCATAAAACAGCATAACTTTGACAGAATACTAGAAATAAATGTTCAGAAAAAGGAACAATACACAATAATTGTTGAATTGTTCAGTAAAGGAAATGTTATTCTACTAGATAAGGATAAGAACATAATATCACCCCTAAAACATAGACAATGGCATGACAGAAAGATAACATCTCATGAAAAATACAAGTATCCGCCAGAAAAGGGAATAAACATAAACAATACAAATCCCGAGAAACTACGGGAAATCATAAAACAATCAGATAAAGATATAACAAGAACCATTGCAACAAACGGATTAGGAGGATTATATGCAGAGGAAATAATAAGCTACACCAACATAGACAAACAGAAACCTGCACAGGACATAACAGACGAGGAAATCATCCAACTAGACAATGCAATAAAAACATTACTAGATAAGATAGAAAATCATCCAAATCCACAGATAATCATAGAAGAAAAAGATGGAAAACCTAAAGATAAGGATTTTGTACCAATAGACTTAAACAAGTACCAGGACTATGAAAAGAAAACATTTGACAGCTTTAACAAGGCAGCTGACGAATTCTACAGTAAGAAGATTGTGAAAGACGTAGAATCAAAAGAAGAAAAAATATGGGCTAAGAGAATAGGAAAATATGAGAAACGTCTGAAGATGCAGGAAGATACACTGGAAGGATTCTATAAGACAATTGAAGACACACAACATAAAGGAGATACAATATATGCCCATTATAATGAAATACAGGAAGTAATTGATATCATACTACAGGCAAGAGAAAAATATTCCTGGAAGGAAATATCCACAATCATCAAGAAGGCTAAAAAGGATAAAAGTGTTCAGGGATTAGATATGATAGAATCCATTGATAAAATGGGAATTCTAAGTCTTAAATTAGATGATACTCATGTGCAAATAGACCCAAAAATAGGCATACCTGAAAGCACAGAGAAATACTATAATAAGGGTAAAAAGGCAAAAAGAAAAATAGATGGAGTAAATATTGCTATAGAGAATACTAAAAATGAAATAAAAAAACTTGAAAACAAGAAAGAAGTAGCAATAGATGAACTAAAAGAAAAACAGCAGCATAAAGAAAGAAGAGAGCTTAAATGGTATGAAAAGTTACGCTGGTTTATTAGCAGGGATGGCTATCTTGTAATCGGCGGTAGAGATGCTAATAGTAATGAAAAAGTAGTTAAACATTACTCTAAAACTAATGATATATACTTCCACTGTGATATTCATGGTGCACCTTCAACAATAGTGCAGAATACTGGCGATGATGAAATTCCTGAGACCACCTTGTATGATGCAGCATGTTTTGCTAGTAGTTTTAGCAGTGCCTGGACAGAAGGATTCAGTTCATATGATGCTTACTGGGTGAATATGGACCAAGTATCTAAAACTCCTCAAAGCGGTGAATTTCTTAAAAAGGGATCATTTGTCATCAGAGGTAAAAAGAATTTCATACGTAACGTGCCTGTTCTGGTAGGTTTAGGTATTGTTGATTATGATAATGATAAGAGGATAATGTCCGGCCCTGTAGAATGTGTTAAACGTATGACTGATAAATTTGTTGTCATAAAGCCAGGTTTTACAAAAAAAGAACGTATATCTAAGGAAATATTACATATTATTGACCCTGACAAGAACTTTAGTATTGATGATATTGTACGTAGTTTACCAAGCGGTAAATGTGATATCATGGATATTAGAGAATATAATCAGAAGTACGCTAATAAGTAA